A single window of Ciona intestinalis unplaced genomic scaffold, KH HT001124.1, whole genome shotgun sequence DNA harbors:
- the LOC104266725 gene encoding uncharacterized protein LOC104266725 has translation MQCEYLITYLNKTKILKCCKEDLRRKMEQLFRIEKTYELQVFNTTFKRWVDIEEVEEIPDVETAELRVKHSVQSNDDSDSTVPVSECSESCCDNNEQVFCSTPTDSFSMVTPDTSTSISLDVSSTSTDTDEQNNDDHVWIFTYNVPNFPDHILEAINTKCLDSKTRKKIAYDVFNSVMLHTLYPTSHEYRAVCTALIKKHPNLTDKNKFNPIGTWVESLRQRFRDLRRSLINNEQVRKMKKNMALREEIQLKSQARAKK, from the exons ATGCAGTGTGAATATCTCATAACTTAtcttaataaaacaaaaatactcaAGTGTTGTAAAGAAGATTTAAGAAGAAAAATGGAACAACTGTTTCGCATAGAAAAAACATACGAACTTCAAGTTTTTAACACAACCTTCAAACGTTGGGTGGATATTGAGGAGGTAGAAGAAATACCAGATGTAGAAACAGCAGAACTACGTGTAAAACATTCAG TGCAAAGTAATGATGATTCAGACAGTACTGTTCCTGTGAGTGAATGCTCTGAATCATGCTGTGACAACAATGAGCAAGTCTTTTGCTCAACACCAACAGACTCTTTTTCAATGGTCACACCAGATACCTCAACATCTATATCACTAGATGTCTCATCTACTTCAACAGATACAGATGAGCAAAACAACGATGATCACGTTTGGATATTTACGTATAATGTTCCAAATTTTCCAGATCATATTTTAGAAGCAATAAACACCAAATGTTTGGATTCCAAGACTCGAAAAAAGATTGCTTATGATGTTTTCAATTCAGTTATGCTTCATACTTT gTACCCGACATCACATGAATACAGAGCTGTATGTACTGCTTTAATTAAGAAGCATCCAAACCTAACGGACAAGAATAAATTCAATCCAATA GGTACATGGGTTGAATCTTTAAGGCAAAGATTTCGTGATCTTCGACGATCACtaataaataatgaacaagtacgaaaaatgaaaaaaaatatggcTTTAAGAGAAGAAATCCAGCTGAAGAGCCAAGCACGAGCAAAGAAATAA